The genomic window AAGCACTCCCTCGTCGCGCCGCTCTTCCAGCCAGCGCACCACGCGCGGCAGGGGCACCGTGTGTACCGTGATTTGCTCCGTGTGAACTCCTCCGCCGGTCCCGGTACGTTCCAATCGCGAGGCCAGGAGGAACGTCACGACCTCCGAGGCCATGCCGGCCGACGGCGGCCCCGAAGTCAGCTCGCGCAGATCCCACGCATGAAAACCGGTTTCTTCCAGCAGCTCGCGCCGGGCGGCGTCTTCGACAGTTTCCCCCGCATCATCATGCGAGTCGCCAATCAGACCGGCCGGCAGCTCGATCACGCGGCAATGCACCGGGATGCGATATTGCTCGATCAAGACCAGGCAACCGTCATGCGTCACGGGCACCAGAACCACGGCGCCTGGGGAATTCGTGCGGCGGGCGTATTCCCAATGCCCTTCGCGAACGAGTTCCAGAAATTCGCCCGTAGCGAGGCTGAATGCGGGGGCAGATGGTTGAGTCATTACCGGCGGATGCTGGTTTCAGATTCGATGTACCGTGACGGGGAGAATCTCGAGCGCAAACTGGGCCCCCAAGCAGGCGCGCGAGCGGGCCAAGGCGACGGCAGCACCATGGCTCCATTGGGGAATATAGCCTGCCCCTGGAGTCGGTGTCGTCAGAAAAGTTTGACAGCACCTCACCGGGCAACCACACTACCAGCGAAATCTCGCCCTCATTCTTCCTTCCCTGGATCTTCTCGCCATGAATTCGCATCATTGGACCTTTGCGCATCGGTTTCTGTTGCTCTGTCTGACCCTTGGCAGCGCTTTTACCCTGGCTCGAAGAGCCGCCGCCGAGGAACCAAGCTATCGCGAATCGCTCGTCTTTCCGCTCCATCCGCAACACAACCACGCGCCCGGGATCGTCGAATGCCCCAACGGCGACCTGCTCGTCAGTTGGTACCGCGGCTCGGGCGAACGGTCGGCCGATGACGTGGCCGTGTACGGAGCCCGGCAGAAGAAGGGGCGTAACGACTGGAGCGAGACCTTCCTGATGGTCGATACGCCGGGCTTTCCCGACTGCAATACGACCATGATGATCGACGCCAAGAAGCGGCTGTGGCTCTTTTGGCCGATTATCCTGGCCAATACCTGGGAATCGTGCCTGACGGAGTACCGCATCTCGAGCGATTACGAGGGCGAAGGCGCGCCGGAATGGGAGTGGCAGGGGATCATCCCGCTCGCACCGCCGCGATTTGCCGAAAAGATGACCGCGACGCTCGACTCGCTCGGCGCCGAGAAAGAAAGTGCCAACGTCCGCGCCAAGGTATTTACGGCCCGCGTTCGCGAGATGTTGAAAGACAAGCTCTCGCATCGCCTTGGCTGGCAGCCGCGTTGCAAGCCGACGGTGTTGCCGAGTGGCCGCATCTTGCTGCCACTGTACACCGACACTTATTCGGTGTCGGTCATGGCAATCAGCGACGACAATGGCGCCACCTGGCACGCCAGCGAGCCGATTTGCGGCTTCGGTAATATTCAGCCGACGGTCCTGCGCCGCAACGATGGATCGCTGGTCGCCTACATGCGGGAAAACGGCATTCTCGACAAGATTCGCACCAGTGAATCGCGCGATGATGGTGAAACCTGGGGCCCGGTTGGCACCGCCGAATTGCCCAACCCAGG from Pirellulales bacterium includes these protein-coding regions:
- a CDS encoding sialidase family protein, encoding MNSHHWTFAHRFLLLCLTLGSAFTLARRAAAEEPSYRESLVFPLHPQHNHAPGIVECPNGDLLVSWYRGSGERSADDVAVYGARQKKGRNDWSETFLMVDTPGFPDCNTTMMIDAKKRLWLFWPIILANTWESCLTEYRISSDYEGEGAPEWEWQGIIPLAPPRFAEKMTATLDSLGAEKESANVRAKVFTARVREMLKDKLSHRLGWQPRCKPTVLPSGRILLPLYTDTYSVSVMAISDDNGATWHASEPICGFGNIQPTVLRRNDGSLVAYMRENGILDKIRTSESRDDGETWGPVGTAELPNPGAGIDGIRLASGHWLLIYNDTTKGRNSLAVSLSDDEGKTWPITRHLEKHEDGSYHYPAVIQGADGTIHFLYSYFVKGGKSMKHVAANEAWVRQGDTAASR
- a CDS encoding NUDIX hydrolase — encoded protein: MTQPSAPAFSLATGEFLELVREGHWEYARRTNSPGAVVLVPVTHDGCLVLIEQYRIPVHCRVIELPAGLIGDSHDDAGETVEDAARRELLEETGFHAWDLRELTSGPPSAGMASEVVTFLLASRLERTGTGGGVHTEQITVHTVPLPRVVRWLEERRDEGVLVDPKVFAGLFFAERFAQGHVGPV